The Corallococcus caeni genomic interval GCGTGGGGGACATCCCCGTGTTCACCCAGCCCGTGACCCGGAGCGTGCTCGACGCCGCGCTGGAGGCTTGGCGTTCGGTGGACGAGTCGCTGGAGGAGATGACCATCCAGAGCACGCTGATCAGCGCCTACCTCAACGAGAAGACCGTGCCGCCTCGCGTCCTCGCGCCGGCCACGCCCGCGCGCCGCGAGCACCTGGATGCGCGGCGCCGGGCCCAGCTGTCCAAACTGGTCCGCCGCGTGCGTGACGCGGCCGTGCGGGGCCCGGACGGGACGGCGACGTGGATCAGCCCGGTGCTCGCCGAGCACGGCTGGGCGGTGCGCCCGCTCTCCGCCGAGCACTACAGCGGGCAGGGCGGCGTCGCGGTGGTGCTGGCCCAGTACCTGCGCGAGGTCGACCACGGCCGCGCGGATGCGGTGGACGGCCTGCCGGAGCTGCTGGACGGTGCGCTCGCGGTGCTGCGCGCCACGGAGGACCGGGTGCCGGTGAAGAATCCGGGCGGCTTCTCCGGGCTGGCGTCGCAGGTGTGGATCTGGTCCACGCTGCACGACCTGGGCACGGTCCCCGGCGCGCTGGACCGGGCCCGTGAGCGCGCGGCGGCGCTGACGCCCCAGGTGCTGGACGCGGACGGCCTGCTGGAGGTGCTGGGCGGCGTGGCGGGCGTCATCGTCCCGCTGCTCAACCTGGTGGACCAGACCGGCGAGCCGAAGTGGCTGGACGTCGCGGCGCACGCGGGCCGGCGGCTGGAGGACACGGCGCGCAGCGTGGCGGGCGACGCGCGCTGGTCCACGTCGATGTTCCCGGAGCCCATCGGCGGCTTCGCGCACGGCACGGCGGGCATCGCCTGGGCGCTGGCGCGGCTGGGCCTGAGCGCGGCGGGGACGGCGGCGGACCGGCGGCGGTGGCGCAGCCTGTCCGAGCGCGCCTTCGACTTCGTGGACGGCCTCTACCGGCCGGACCTGGGCAACTGGACGGACCTCCGCCGCCCGGAGGCCACGGATCAGCTCACGACCTGGTGCCACGGGAGCACGGGCATCGGCCTGGCGGCGGCGGACCTCTTCGCCCGCACCGGGGCCGCGCGCTACGGGGACCTGTTCCAGCGGGCCCGCGCCGCGGCCGTGCGTGAGGGCTTCGGCTGGACCCACACCCTGTGCCACGGCGACCTGGGGCTGTGGGAGCTGCTGGAGACGGCGCGGCGGCTGTCCTCGGCGCCGCTGGGGCCGGACCGGGAGGTGCTGGACGCGGAGCTCATCTCCGGCCTGGAGGCGCGCGGTCCGGTGGCGGGGCTCGCGCGCGACGCCTTCTCCCCCGGGCTGATGGCGGGGCTGGGCGGCGTCATCCACACGCTCCTGCGCATGCACCCGGAGAGCCGGCTCGTGTCGCCGCTGTTGCTGGGACGCGCGCCGGACATGGACCCGGACGCGCCCTGAGGCGTGCGTGCGTCACCGGCCCGCTCCTGGCGGGGCCGGTGACACACAGGGGGCATCAGTCGCGGGTGTCGCGGCGCACGGTCACCTTGCGGCCGCGCAGCGTGGAGCCCTTCAGCGCGGAGATGATGCGCGCGGCATCCGGCTCCGGCACCTCCACGATGGAGTACATGTCCGCGATGTGGATCGCGCCGATGCGCGAGGACTCGAGCCCCGCCTCGCCCGCGATGGCGCCCACGAGGTCCGCCGGCCGCATGCCCGCGGTGCGGCCCGCGCCGATGAACAGGCGCGTGACGTTCCACTCCGGCGCGCGCTGCGGCCGCGCGGGGGCTGCCCGGTCGCCGCCGCGCTCTTCCCGGTCCTGGCGGGGGGCGCGCGCCGGGCGCTCGGAGCGCTCACCGCCGCGGCCCGGAGGCCCGGAGCGCTCCGGACGCGGGAACTTCCGCTCCGTCGGCGCGGACACCTGGGGGATGTCCTGCTCGGTGGACTCCTTGCCCTCGTCCTCCTTCTCCTGGAGGAGCTTGATGGCGGCGGCGGCCACGTCCATGACGCTGAACTCGCTGGACAGGTCCTCCGCGATGCCGCGGAACCCATCCAATTCGCCGCCCACCAGCGTCTCGCGCAGCGACGAGCGGATCATCTCCAGCCTGCGCGCGCGCAGGTCGGACACGGTGGGGACCGCGGTGACCTCGATGCGCTGGCCGGTGAGCCGCTCGATGTTGCGCAGGAGCCGGTGCTCACGGGGCTCCAGCAGGGTGATGGCCACGCCCTCGCGGCCCGCGCGGCCCGTGCGGCCGATGCGGTGCACGTAGGCCTCCGGCGCGTTGGGCACGTCGAAGTTCACCACGTGCGTCAGCCGGGGGATGTCCAGGCCTCGCGCCGCCACGTCGGTGGCGATGAGCAGGTCCGCCGCCTGCGACTTGAACTGCTTGATGACGCGGTCGCGCTGCTCCTGGCTCATGCCGCCGTGCAACGCGTGCGCGCGCCAGCCCCGGCCGTTGAGGGACGTGGTGAGCTCATCCACCTCCGTGCGCGTGCGGCAGAACACGATGGCGGCGGTGGGGGACTCCAGGTCCAGCACGCGCCCCAGCGTGGCGATCTTGAACGCGCGCGGCACGATGTAGGCCGTCTGCCGGACGCGGGGCATCTCCCCGGCCTCCAGCTTCTCCTTCTCGATGCGCACGCGCACCGGCTCGTGCAGGTGGCGCTCCGCGATGCTGGCGATGCGCGGGGGCAGGGTGGCGGAGAACAGCGCCGTCTGCCGCTCCTCGGGCGTCTCGGAGAGGATGGCCTCCAGGTCGTCCGCGAAGCCCATGTCGAGCATCTCGTCCGCTTCGTCCAGGACCACCGTGCGCACCTGGTTCAGCTTCATCGTCTTGCGGCGCAGGTGATCCAGCGCGCGGCCCGGCGTGGCGACGATGACGTCCACGCCGCGCTTGAGCACGCGCAGCTGCCGGCCAATCTCCTGGCCGCCGTAGAGCGGGAGCACGCTGACGCCCAGCTTCTGGCCGTAGCGGTGGATGGCCTCGGAGACCTGCATGGCCAGTTCACGCGTGGGCACCAGCACCAGCGCGGAGGTGCTGTGCGGCCCGGCGGCGCCCGGCTTCAGGTGCTGGAGCAGCGGCAGCGAGAACGCGGCCGTCTTGCCGGTGCCCGTGGCGGCGATGCCCAGCAGGTCCTTCTGGGCGAGCAGCGGCGGGAGCGCGGCGGCCTGGATGGGGGTCGGCTCTTCGTAGCCGAGCGACGTCAGCGCCTCGACGAGCTCGGGCTTGAGTCCGAGGGAGTCGAAGGTGGGGGTTTCGGGGGCAGCAGGAGGCGGGGGAGCTTTCACACGGCGGCTTGTACCACTTCCGCGCCGGGCGGAGGACTTGGGAAGTCACGTGCGTCCAGGCCTGTACGAAGACCCGGGCCTTTCGGGCTTTCAGGCCCCGCCGCGCAGGTGCGACGCCAGCCGCGCCGCGACGGCCCCTGTCCCCGCGGACAGGTCCGTGGAGGACAGGACCAGTCGCTGGCGTCGGCCCCCCTCCAGCGCCGTGCCCTCCAGGAGGGACGTGAGGCCCCGGGGGCCCCGGTCCAGGTCGAGGATCAGCTCCAGCCCGTCCTCCTGGGGGAACGGCAGGAGGCAGAGCGTGCGCGGCGGGCCCTGCCATGCCGGGCCGGAGTGGAACTCCAGTTCCTGGACGAAGGGCTCGTCGCGTCCCAGCGGGGAGCCGGCTTCGCAGTAGGCGTTGCGCCACTGGAAGCCCAGGTGCAGCACGGCGTCGAGCACGGTCTGGAGGGACGGGTGGGGCAGGACGTGGATGCGGTCGCTGTCCTCGGGGTTGAGGGCGTTGTCGATGTCGAGCGCCGTCTTGATCCACACGGGCGTGCCGCGCTCGGTGATGGGCGTGTGGGCGGGGAGGCGCAGGGAGAAGGGGAGCTCGCGCTCCTCGCGGGGCTGGAGGGTGAAGGGGTTGGAGATGCGCCAGGTGCGCACGACGGCGTTGAGCGCGCTGCGGCGGTCGTTGTCGCGCTGGAGGTACTGCGCCATCAGGTGCAGGTCGATGCGGTCGATCCGCTGGGGCGTGTGGCCGCCCTGCACGTGGACGAGCCCGCGCAGGTCGCCGCCCGCGCGCGCGGTGTCGTGCTCCAGGCGGGTGTCCACGCGCGCGCTGCCAATCCCGAGGCGGGCGAGCATCTTCATGAAGGGCATGGCGTCACGGCATAGGCCGGATGGAGGCTTCGCGAAAGCCCGTGTGCCCGGCTGCCTGCCCTTCATGCGGCCCCTGTACCGGAGGGACGGGCGCGGCTTGCGGGGTGGCCCGGCGCGTCACCAGCGTAGAGCCTCACCACGGGAGAGGTGCGCGATGGCCCAGGGGACGTCCAGGCGGGTGCGGTACGCGGTGGTGGGGGCGGGCAACCTCACGCAGGTGGCCATCCTCCCGGCGTTCCAGCACGCGGAGGAGAACTCGGAGCTGGTGGCCCTCATCTCCTCCGACGCGGAGAAGCGGGACGTGCTCCAGAAGAAGTACGGCGTGGAGCACGTGGGCAGCTACGACCAGTTCGAACAGGTGCTGCGCGAGTCGAAGGCGGACGCGGTCTACATCGTGTTGCCCAACACGCTGCACCGGGCCTTCACGGAGCGTGCGGCGCGCATCGGGGTGCACGTCCTCTGCGAGAAGCCGATGGCGACGTCGGTGGAGGACTGCGAGGCGATGATCCGCGTCACGAACGAGAACGACGTGAAGCTGATGGTCGCGTACCGGTTGCACTTCGAGGAGGCGAACCTCCGCGCCATCGAGCTGGTGCGCTCCGGGCGGCTGGGGGATCCGCTGGTGTTCACGGGGACGCTCACGCAGCAGGTGCGCGGAGGGGACATCCGGACGCGCGAGGACGTGGGGGGCGGGGCGCTGCTGGACGAGGGGCCGTATCCCATCAACGCCGCGCGCTACCTGTTCCGCGACGAGCCGCGCGAGGTGTTCGCGTTCACGGCCGGTGGACGGGACGGGCGGTTCCACGGGGTGGACGCGTCGGCGTTCGCGTTGCTGCGCTTCCCGAACGGGCGGGTGGCGCAGTTCGCCATCAGCCACGAGGCCTCCGCGGTGTCGAGCTACCGGCTGGTGGGCACGGAAGGCGACCTCCAGGTGAAGCACGGCTTCGGCTACGGCACGGACCTCGAGCACGTGCTCACGGTGGGCGGGGAGACGGAGACGCGGACGTTCAAGAACAGCGACCAGTTCGCGCCGGAGCTCGTCTACTTCTCCCAGTGCATCCTGGAGGACCGGGAGCCGGAGCCCAACGGCATCGAAGGTCTGGCGGACGTGCGCGTCATCGTCGCGCTCCAGGAGTCCGCGCGCACGAACAAGCCCGTGAAGCTGGCTCCGTTCGAGAAGCCGAAGCGGCCCACGCTGGATCAGCTCATCGTCAAGCCAGCGGTGGAGCCGCCAGAGCCCGTGAACGCACCGGCTCCGGCGGAGGGGTAGGGTAGGCGGGTTTATCCGCGATTCCTTGATGTCAGGTCTTCCTGGATGCGTTCGCTCCAGGAGGACTTCGCATGCGGTCACGCTGGCTGATTCCGCTGCTGCTCACCCTCTTGTCCGGATGCGGAAGCGCCACGCGAACGGTCCGCCTGGATTTGGGGACTGGTGCTTCCAGCGTGTTCACTCCTCGCTCCAGCACGCAGCCGGTCGCCCTGGATGCGGCTGACTTCAAGGAAGGCGTCAAGGCGCTGGCTCGCGTCGCACGTCCGTCCGCTCGCCCCCAGGAAGCCGCACGTCGGCTGTTCGAGGTCGGACCGCGTAGCGGCTCGTACCTGTACGACCCGCGCACGCGTCGCGTCACCGCACTGGGGCCGGGCGAGCACCTGGAGGGAGAAGGGCCACAGGCGGACGTTGAGCTGACGCGTGCATACCTGCGTTGGTGCGAGCGGACCTCCAGGGACGGCGACTGCCTGCGCCTGTTGGTCGACGGTCCCACTGTCACAGGCGATGGCCGTTACGCCCTGGCCATGGCCCTCGCGCAAGGAGTCGTGCGGGACGAGATGATGGATGCGTTCAAGGGCATGGCCAATCCGGAGTCCCTGCTGGCGGCCGTCCTGTGGACGTGGACCACGTACATGATCTTGCTGGCGGTGCCTGAGCCGGTCTCGAAGGGGATCGCCGCCGTGATGACCGCCACGCTCATTGCGTACGTAGGCGTCGACACCTTCTGGAGCCTCATCGTCGGGTTCAAACAATTGGTGGAAGCCGCGGACCGGGCCACCACGTTCGACGAGCTGCGCGTGGAAGGGGAGCGGTATGGCAAGGTCATGGGCCGCAATGCGGCACGTGCTTTCGCCTTGCTGGCCACCGCTGCGATTGGCGGCACGGCGCCAGGGCTGGCGGCGAGGCTCCCCCAGTTCCCAGGGGCTGCCCTTGCCGCCGTACAGGCCGAGTCTCAACTGGGAGTCCGGCTCGCGGCGATCGGGGGCGTGGAGACGGTCGCGGTGAGCGCGGAGTCCATCACCATCGCGATGGCGCCTGGAGCGGTGGCCATGGCGGCCAATGGAGGACGCGCGGGTGGCACCAGGGCCTGGGCTTCGTTCAGCGGGTTCAAGAAGGCCATGGGCCCGGCCGGCCCGGGCCAGGAGTGGCACCACATCGTCGAGCAGACGCCGGGTAACGTGAAACGCTTCGGGCCTCAGGCGGTTCACAACCCCGGCAATGTCATTCCGTTGGAAAAGGCCCTTCACTCTCGTATCAGCTCGTTCTACTCGACGATCCGGCGCGAACTGACGGGCTCGTCCTTGACTGTGCGACAGTGGCTGAGCACGCAGTCGTACGAGGCGCAGCGCGAATTCGGGTTGCAGGCCATCGAGAAGTTCAGCAAGGGAATCTGGCGATGAAGCTGGAGGCGCTGGTCGAACAGTTCGCGCTGAACGTGGCCGCTCAGACCGAGGCCACCTGGCGAAGCGATGCCAGGAGCGCGAACAAGCACGCCAGGAAGTACGGGGCTGCGGTCGACAAGCTGTTGGCTCATGGAGATGCAGGACGGGATGCACTCCTCGTCCTGCTCCAGCATGAGCGGATGGACGTTCGGGTCATGGCCGCCGCGCACCTGCTCCGATACCGCACGGCCGAAGCCAAGGCGATCCTGGAGGAGGCGGCGAAGGGCGAGGGGATGATTCCGTTCTGTGCCCAGCAGGCCTTGAAGCGGTGGGAAGACGGCACCTGGGCGCTCGACAGGCCCGACTTACGTCAGGAGAAATGAAGTGGATGACCTTCAGGAGTTCGCGCGTCAGGTGTTCGCGTCGCAGCCCTTCAGCCAGTTCCTCGGGGCACAGCTCGCCAGTTCCGGGCCTGGGACCGCGGAGCTGCGGCTGCCCATCGTGGACCAGCTGAAGCAGCAGCACGGCTTCGTCCACGGGGGCGTGCTCAGCTACCTCGCGGACAACTCCATCACGTTCGCCGGAGGGCTGGCGCTGGGCGGCAACGCGCTGACCTCCGAGTACAAGATCAACTACCTGAAGCCCGCCGTGGGGACGTTGCTCATCGCCCGGGCCCAGGCGAAGGCCGCCGGCAAGCGGCAGGCCGTCTGTCAATGCGAGGTGTTCGCCGTGAAGGATGGCGTGGAGACGCTGTGTGCCATTGCGCAGGGCACGGTGGTCTCCGCGGCCTGACGGGGGCGCGAACGGGCCTACATGTTGGCGTTCTTGAGCGTCCGCCAGTACGGAATGGTCTGGGTGAGATTCTTCAGGGCGGCGGGGATCTTCCACTGGCCGAAGATGCCGGTGAGGCTTCCCTGGCGCGCGACCGTCACCACGCCCAGGCCCCAGGCGTTGTACGCGGCCATGATGGACTCGCACTTCACGCAGCAGGGCTTGCTGATGGCGATGTAGACATCCGCCCTGGCATTGCCCGCGTTCGCCTGGTGCAGGTACTCCAGGATGCGCATCTCCGCGTGGACCGTGTTCCGGGTGTCACAGTTGAAGGCCGGGGCCCAGCCCACCACGGGCTGAAGCGTCGCGTTCGGGCCCCACTGGTATTGCACCGGGGCGGCCTGGCTCAGGAAGACGAATGAAGTGGGCGCGGTGATCAGGTCCTGGCTGCCCGACACGGCACTGGCGATCTTGACGAGCTTCTCCATCCGCATTCCGGCGTTGAAGGTGCTGTCGTCGTTGGTGGCCATGATGAGCTCCGTGCCAAAGGCACAGAAGGCCACGCACGTCCCGAACTCGTTCGCCTCCGCGACCTTGTCGAACCCCGGGCCGTACCAGAAGTCATCGTATTGATTCGTGCTGGCTTGAAGGGGCGCGCCGGTGCCTTGCAGCTTCTGCGCAAGCAACTGGCCCGCCTCGTTCTGTTTGTTGCCCAGCCGGGAGAAGCGCTGGTTGGCGGGCAGGGCCTGCTGCCGGGGCTTGACGTACTCCTCGACGTAATGCGTGACGCACAGCTTGATGTCCGCCGAGATGGTGTCGTTCTTCTTGCCAGTGCACTTCGGACACTTGGCCATGGGCCCCCTCCTGCCTGTCTGGACAGAAGCTAGCACACGCCCAAGCTCATGAGCCGCCGCCCACAAGACGCGCCCATGCGGACGAGCACCCTGGCGTCAGCTGGGGTGGGTCCACAGGTCGCGGAGGTCTGGCGGCAGTTCTCCGGAGATGTCGTCGCTCTCCCCGGTGGAGATCTGTGCCTGGACGGCGCTGAAGACCGCGCGGACGATGGCTTCAGCGTCCTCGGGCTCCACGTCCAGGTCCGTGGAGACCATCGCCAGCATCTCATCCCGGCCGAACTTGTGGGGCGGCGGCCCGGCCTCGTGGCGATCACACCGCACCAACAGCTCGCGGAGCTTGTGCGGCAGCTGCGCCTCCAGGTCGTTGTCCTCCTCGCCGAAGAGGCGTTGCTCGAGCACGCACAGCACGGAGACGGCGGCTTCCTGGGCGGCCTGCTCGTCCGGGAACGAGCCCACGTCGCACAGGTATTTGAGGAAGGCCTTGTAGGTCTGCGACGTGCGGGACTCGTGGCGCATGCGGCGGCGCTCGTCGAGCGGGACGGCCGTCCCGCGATGCGTGTGGCTCTCTACCTGCTGCCCCGCTCTGGGGATGTTTGGGTCTGCCATGTCCGTCTCCTCGATGCTCGAAGTGGGATCCAACCCCGAAGCTGAAGTGCTCGCGAGGTCAGGGGAAGGCACACGCCGCCCTGCGAGCCGCCCGCTTCCCGCCGGCGGGGGATGACGGGAAGCGCCTGCTCCCTCTTCCGTTTTCTCGGCACGAGTGAATCCGAACAGTTGAGAGAGGCCGCATGGCGCGGTCGCGCTCTCAAGTGAGGCTCCGTCATGCGTGAAAGTCTTCGACCCAGGGGAGAGGCGCTGCGCAGCGCGGCCCGCAGGATCGCGGTGCGGAGGGCCGAGGAGCCGGACACGCCCCTGGTCCAGATCATCACGGAGGCTGCCCGCCACTTCGACCTCTCCCCGAGTGAGGAGCAGATGCTCCTGTCGGACTTGCTATCCGAGAGCACGGAAGCGCCTCTGCACTGAGGCCTGAAAGGCATGCTAGATGGGCGCCCATGAACCTCACTCGACTGTCGGTCGTGGGCCTTGGCGTGGCGTTCCTGGTGGCGGGCTGCGGTGGGCGCCGGAGCAACTCCAAGGTGGACTTCTCCCAGATGGGGCCGTCCATCAATTCCAAGCGCTACGCGAACCTGGAGAGGATCGCCGCCAGGGATCTCAAGTGCGACGTGGAGCTGACGCCGCAGTACCTGGGTGAGAACCGGTATCAGATGATCGGCTGCAACACCGAGGGCATCTACGAGCTGCGCTGCATCATGGGTCAGTGCGCCTGGATTCCGGACGTGAGGCTCCGAGCGGAGTTCGACCTGGGCTGTGCGAAGTCGGAGCTCCAGACGTCCAGGCTGGATCGCGTCACGGAAGGAGTCGCGGGCTGCGGAAAGCGCGCGACGTACCGGCTGCTCGGGGCGAGGTACGGGTACTCGTGGGTCCTGAACTCGCCGGTTGCCCAGGACGAGGTTCCTGCTCTGGCGCCTGCGGAGGAAGTGCCGGTCCCGACGACACTTTGAGCAGAGGCGTCAATCGCACCGGGTGACGGCCCATCGCATGCGTCGATGGGCCGTTCTTCCAGGGCGATCTATGACTTCGTTCAAGTGACCTGTGCGTCGGCAGACCCTTCGAGCATTCGCTTCACGGTGAGATACAGGGCCTCGGGTGAGCTGTCGTTCCTCAGGACGGCGTCGAAGGAACTCCGTTCGAGCCCGAGGAGCTCCATCTCCGTAGCGTGTCGTGCCAATGCACCCGGTGCGCCCGCGCCCGGTCGTTCAATCAACCAGATGGCGGCGCCCATTTCCCGCGCCGCCCGCCACTCCGCCTGAGTGCGCAAGTCGGTGCAGACGACGCGTCCTCCCGCGCGCCGGATGGCGTCGACCCGGAGCCGGAAGGGCCGCAGCCAGACTTCGGGATCCAGCTCCAGGCAAGCCTGTCCGAAGCGCTGATAGAGCTCTCGGGGCGCCCGGCCGAAGCGTGGGTCCACTTCATTGCGCCGCTCGCCCCAGAGCTGCGCCGGGTCGAGCTGGAGCAGGCCCATCAATGCCGCCTTGATCGGATCCGCGAGTGCAACCCGCTCGAAGCCATACTGCTTCGCCAGGAAGCCACCCAACGTGTCCTTCCCCGCCCCGGAAACGCCCGCGAGGCAGACCAGGCTGGTGGACGCGCTCACGACTCACCTCCGAACGGGTAGATGCCGCCACGATCGATGAAGCGAGTGAGGGAGAACTGGACCTGTGACCAAGCGGTGTCCAAGCCCCGCTGGAGGATGGGGTCGCTGTAGCGATGGCCTCCCTCCGCGTTGTCGAAGAAGCGGCCCGCGGGGTCGACCATCGCGTAGCTGCCGCGCATGTCCTCATTGTCTTCAGGCACCAGGACGATGCCTTCGCGCTCCAGGAGACGATGGCGGGCGACGAACGC includes:
- a CDS encoding type 2 lanthipeptide synthetase LanM family protein, translated to MAAEVPPEGWLARPVKVLLAPHLDSLAERLARMEGLSPAERGVVEAAVREALGFSAQLKLNRVLLLELHAASLEGRLDAADPPGRWAQFLEQACTSDFHTHLRGRYPPLLDRLATLGRLQTQAVLRLAERFVADRESLTELPGRPRGALKRLRLGEGDAHRGGQTVALLELEAGTVLYKPRCMRVDRALDGLLARVLAPDEEASRIRVPSVLVRAGYGWAEFVEHRFCANDAELARFYRNLGHWLAVMRLLGGTDLHSENLIAHGPVPVVVDVESLFTPDPPVPPAERGLAVDLAAKAIRGTVLRTGLLPVRSGGPGLGGLDISAAGSLPGQQPRIPAPLIVGGGTDGAHLGMALMERPHAKNHPSPDPVLARHWDQVVEGFHELTARMKALDADGGLRPLLEPFTGAMVRRILRPTQTYAELLRMLWHPASLYDAPRAHARARDVMRKNADVSPGAPSATPVIDEELADLCVGDIPVFTQPVTRSVLDAALEAWRSVDESLEEMTIQSTLISAYLNEKTVPPRVLAPATPARREHLDARRRAQLSKLVRRVRDAAVRGPDGTATWISPVLAEHGWAVRPLSAEHYSGQGGVAVVLAQYLREVDHGRADAVDGLPELLDGALAVLRATEDRVPVKNPGGFSGLASQVWIWSTLHDLGTVPGALDRARERAAALTPQVLDADGLLEVLGGVAGVIVPLLNLVDQTGEPKWLDVAAHAGRRLEDTARSVAGDARWSTSMFPEPIGGFAHGTAGIAWALARLGLSAAGTAADRRRWRSLSERAFDFVDGLYRPDLGNWTDLRRPEATDQLTTWCHGSTGIGLAAADLFARTGAARYGDLFQRARAAAVREGFGWTHTLCHGDLGLWELLETARRLSSAPLGPDREVLDAELISGLEARGPVAGLARDAFSPGLMAGLGGVIHTLLRMHPESRLVSPLLLGRAPDMDPDAP
- a CDS encoding DEAD/DEAH box helicase codes for the protein MKAPPPPAAPETPTFDSLGLKPELVEALTSLGYEEPTPIQAAALPPLLAQKDLLGIAATGTGKTAAFSLPLLQHLKPGAAGPHSTSALVLVPTRELAMQVSEAIHRYGQKLGVSVLPLYGGQEIGRQLRVLKRGVDVIVATPGRALDHLRRKTMKLNQVRTVVLDEADEMLDMGFADDLEAILSETPEERQTALFSATLPPRIASIAERHLHEPVRVRIEKEKLEAGEMPRVRQTAYIVPRAFKIATLGRVLDLESPTAAIVFCRTRTEVDELTTSLNGRGWRAHALHGGMSQEQRDRVIKQFKSQAADLLIATDVAARGLDIPRLTHVVNFDVPNAPEAYVHRIGRTGRAGREGVAITLLEPREHRLLRNIERLTGQRIEVTAVPTVSDLRARRLEMIRSSLRETLVGGELDGFRGIAEDLSSEFSVMDVAAAAIKLLQEKEDEGKESTEQDIPQVSAPTERKFPRPERSGPPGRGGERSERPARAPRQDREERGGDRAAPARPQRAPEWNVTRLFIGAGRTAGMRPADLVGAIAGEAGLESSRIGAIHIADMYSIVEVPEPDAARIISALKGSTLRGRKVTVRRDTRD
- a CDS encoding sporulation protein, whose translation is MPFMKMLARLGIGSARVDTRLEHDTARAGGDLRGLVHVQGGHTPQRIDRIDLHLMAQYLQRDNDRRSALNAVVRTWRISNPFTLQPREERELPFSLRLPAHTPITERGTPVWIKTALDIDNALNPEDSDRIHVLPHPSLQTVLDAVLHLGFQWRNAYCEAGSPLGRDEPFVQELEFHSGPAWQGPPRTLCLLPFPQEDGLELILDLDRGPRGLTSLLEGTALEGGRRQRLVLSSTDLSAGTGAVAARLASHLRGGA
- a CDS encoding Gfo/Idh/MocA family protein gives rise to the protein MAQGTSRRVRYAVVGAGNLTQVAILPAFQHAEENSELVALISSDAEKRDVLQKKYGVEHVGSYDQFEQVLRESKADAVYIVLPNTLHRAFTERAARIGVHVLCEKPMATSVEDCEAMIRVTNENDVKLMVAYRLHFEEANLRAIELVRSGRLGDPLVFTGTLTQQVRGGDIRTREDVGGGALLDEGPYPINAARYLFRDEPREVFAFTAGGRDGRFHGVDASAFALLRFPNGRVAQFAISHEASAVSSYRLVGTEGDLQVKHGFGYGTDLEHVLTVGGETETRTFKNSDQFAPELVYFSQCILEDREPEPNGIEGLADVRVIVALQESARTNKPVKLAPFEKPKRPTLDQLIVKPAVEPPEPVNAPAPAEG
- the sitA5 gene encoding SitA5 family polymorphic toxin, with product MRSRWLIPLLLTLLSGCGSATRTVRLDLGTGASSVFTPRSSTQPVALDAADFKEGVKALARVARPSARPQEAARRLFEVGPRSGSYLYDPRTRRVTALGPGEHLEGEGPQADVELTRAYLRWCERTSRDGDCLRLLVDGPTVTGDGRYALAMALAQGVVRDEMMDAFKGMANPESLLAAVLWTWTTYMILLAVPEPVSKGIAAVMTATLIAYVGVDTFWSLIVGFKQLVEAADRATTFDELRVEGERYGKVMGRNAARAFALLATAAIGGTAPGLAARLPQFPGAALAAVQAESQLGVRLAAIGGVETVAVSAESITIAMAPGAVAMAANGGRAGGTRAWASFSGFKKAMGPAGPGQEWHHIVEQTPGNVKRFGPQAVHNPGNVIPLEKALHSRISSFYSTIRRELTGSSLTVRQWLSTQSYEAQREFGLQAIEKFSKGIWR
- a CDS encoding DUF2019 domain-containing protein yields the protein MKLEALVEQFALNVAAQTEATWRSDARSANKHARKYGAAVDKLLAHGDAGRDALLVLLQHERMDVRVMAAAHLLRYRTAEAKAILEEAAKGEGMIPFCAQQALKRWEDGTWALDRPDLRQEK
- a CDS encoding PaaI family thioesterase, coding for MDDLQEFARQVFASQPFSQFLGAQLASSGPGTAELRLPIVDQLKQQHGFVHGGVLSYLADNSITFAGGLALGGNALTSEYKINYLKPAVGTLLIARAQAKAAGKRQAVCQCEVFAVKDGVETLCAIAQGTVVSAA
- a CDS encoding nucleic acid/nucleotide deaminase domain-containing protein, giving the protein MAKCPKCTGKKNDTISADIKLCVTHYVEEYVKPRQQALPANQRFSRLGNKQNEAGQLLAQKLQGTGAPLQASTNQYDDFWYGPGFDKVAEANEFGTCVAFCAFGTELIMATNDDSTFNAGMRMEKLVKIASAVSGSQDLITAPTSFVFLSQAAPVQYQWGPNATLQPVVGWAPAFNCDTRNTVHAEMRILEYLHQANAGNARADVYIAISKPCCVKCESIMAAYNAWGLGVVTVARQGSLTGIFGQWKIPAALKNLTQTIPYWRTLKNANM
- a CDS encoding DUF2267 domain-containing protein, translating into MADPNIPRAGQQVESHTHRGTAVPLDERRRMRHESRTSQTYKAFLKYLCDVGSFPDEQAAQEAAVSVLCVLEQRLFGEEDNDLEAQLPHKLRELLVRCDRHEAGPPPHKFGRDEMLAMVSTDLDVEPEDAEAIVRAVFSAVQAQISTGESDDISGELPPDLRDLWTHPS